GGCGAGTCAGCAGCCCAGCGACCCGGCATCCCCGACACCGGGCTCTGAGTCCGCGACGTCCGGGCCCGTATCCCCGAAGTCCGGCTCCGGCTCCGAGTCCGCGACACCCGGTTCGCAAGCAGCGGAGACCGGTTCCGGGACGCCGGTGACGGGTTCGGAGCCCTCGGCGACCGGTTCGGAGCCGTCGGCGACCGGTTCGGAGCCGTCGGCCAGTGAGGCCGGCTCACCGGCACCGTCGGCGGGACCGCGCCGGGCGCGCAGCGCATCGCAGGGGAGCGCGAGCCAGAGGGCCGGGTCCGACCGCGGTGACACCCGGCCGGGCACGGCTTCGAGCACCCCCCGCAGCTCGGACGCCCCCTGGCACCACGCCCGCCCGGCCTTCGACGAACCGGCACCCGAACCGTCCCTGGAGGCGGCGCCGTTGCCGGCTCCAGAGCCGGAAACCCTCGAGAGCCCGGACGCCCAGGACGCCTCGGACTCGCCGGACTCGCCGGACTCGCCGGACTCGCCGGACTCGCCGGACTCGCCGGACGATCCGAAGCCCACGGCGGACAACGCGCAGCCCAAGGACGACGACGCGAAATCCACGGACGGGGACACCAAGCCCACCGGCCACCCCGAGGACCCCGCAGGAGGCCCGCAGTGAACGACGTGCTCGACGTCGCCCTGCGACTGCTGGTCGTCTTCGTCGTCTTCCTCACTCTCCCCCTGGTCATCGGCCAGACCGAGCACAAGGTGATGGCCCACATGCAGGGCCGCCTCGGCCCCATGTACGCCGGCGGCTTCCACGGCTGGGCCCAGCTGATCGCCGACGGCGTGAAGTTCGCGCAGAAGGAGGACATCGTCCCCGCGGGCGCCGACCGCCGCATCTTCCAACTGGCCCCCGCCGTCGCCCTCCTGCCCTACCTCCTCGTCCTGCTCGCCATTCCCATCGGCCCCGGAGAGGGAGCCGTCGGCCAGGTCATCGACGCGGGCGTCTTCTTCGTCCTGGCCGTCATGGGCGTCGGCGTCCTCGGCTCGCTGATGGCCGGCTGGGCCTCCGCGAACAAGTTCTCCCTGCTCGGAGGCCTGCGCACCGCCGCCCAGCTCCTCGCCTATGAACTGCCGATGCTGCTGACCGCCGCCTCGGTGGCGATGGCGGCCGGCACCGTCTCCCTCCCCGGCATCCTCGACGCCTTCGAGTGGTGGTGGCTGCCCTGGCAGATCGTCGGCGCGATCGTCTTCTTCGTGGCCGGCCTCGCCGAACTCCAGCGCCCGCCCTTCGACATGCCCGTCGCCGACTCGGAGATCATCTTCGGTGCGTACACCGAGTACACCGGCCTCCGTTTCGCTCTCTTCCTCCTCGCCGAGTACGCCGGAATCGTCGTCCTGTGCGGCCTGACCACCGTCCTGTTCCTGGGCGGCTGGCACGGCCCCTGGGGCGCCGACGGCCTCGGCTGGGTCTGGACCCTGCTGAAGACCGCCGTCCTCGCCTTCCTCGTGATCTGGCTGCGCGTCACCTACCCCCGTCTGCGCGAGGACCAGCTCCAGAAGCTCGCCTGGACCCTCCTCGTCCCCCTCTCCCTCGCCCAGATCGCCCTCACCGGCATCGTCAAGGTGGTGATCCAGTAACCATGGCCCCCATCCCCGGCTCTGGGCTCGCCAAAGGCCTGGCCGTCACCCTCCGCACGATGACGAAGAAGTCCGTCACCGCGCAGTACCCGGACACCCAGCCCGACCTCCCGCCCCGCACCCGCGGCGTGATCGGCCTGTTCGAGGAGAACTGCACGGTCTGCATGCTGTGCGCCCGTGAGTGCCCCGACTGGTGCATCTACATCGACTCCCACAAGGAGACGGTCCCGGCGGCGGCCCCGGGCGGCCGTGAGCGCAGCCGCAACGTCCTCGACCGCTTCGCCATCGACTTCTCCCTGTGCATGTACTGCGGTATCTGCATCGAGGTCTGTCCTTTCGACGCTCTGTTCTGGTCCCCCGAGTTCGAGTACGCCGAGACCGACATCCGCGATCTCACCCACGAGCGCGACAAACTCCGCGAGTGGATGTGGACCGTCCCGGCCCCGCCCGCCCTCGACCCCGGCGCGGAGGAACCGAAGGAACTCGCCACCGCCCGCAAGACCGCCGACAAGCTGGCCGCCCAGCAGGCCCCGCCCGCCACGGAACCGCACGCCGACCAGCAGGCCCGCGCCGCCGAACAACCCACCCGGCCCCAGGGCGACTCGAAACAACAGACCGACCAGCCGAAGCCGGGCCAGCCGACCCCGGGCCAGGCGACGCCGGATCACCCGAAGCCGGGGCAGGAGGGGCCGGAATGATCCTCGCCGCAACCGCGGCAACCGCCGCAACCGCCTCTGCCCTCGCGACGGGCCCGACCACCGGGGCCGCCGCCGAAACCCACGGCTTCCTCTCCCCGACCGGCGTCGAGATCGCCTTCCTCCTCGTCGGTCTGGTCACCTTCGGCGCCGCCCTCGTCACCGTGACCACCCGGCAGCTGGTGCACGCCGCCCTGTGGCTGGTGGTCACCCTTGGCGGCCTCGCCGT
This is a stretch of genomic DNA from Streptomyces hawaiiensis. It encodes these proteins:
- a CDS encoding complex I subunit 1/NuoH family protein; translated protein: MNDVLDVALRLLVVFVVFLTLPLVIGQTEHKVMAHMQGRLGPMYAGGFHGWAQLIADGVKFAQKEDIVPAGADRRIFQLAPAVALLPYLLVLLAIPIGPGEGAVGQVIDAGVFFVLAVMGVGVLGSLMAGWASANKFSLLGGLRTAAQLLAYELPMLLTAASVAMAAGTVSLPGILDAFEWWWLPWQIVGAIVFFVAGLAELQRPPFDMPVADSEIIFGAYTEYTGLRFALFLLAEYAGIVVLCGLTTVLFLGGWHGPWGADGLGWVWTLLKTAVLAFLVIWLRVTYPRLREDQLQKLAWTLLVPLSLAQIALTGIVKVVIQ
- a CDS encoding NuoI/complex I 23 kDa subunit family protein; amino-acid sequence: MAPIPGSGLAKGLAVTLRTMTKKSVTAQYPDTQPDLPPRTRGVIGLFEENCTVCMLCARECPDWCIYIDSHKETVPAAAPGGRERSRNVLDRFAIDFSLCMYCGICIEVCPFDALFWSPEFEYAETDIRDLTHERDKLREWMWTVPAPPALDPGAEEPKELATARKTADKLAAQQAPPATEPHADQQARAAEQPTRPQGDSKQQTDQPKPGQPTPGQATPDHPKPGQEGPE